One window of the Salvia miltiorrhiza cultivar Shanhuang (shh) chromosome 6, IMPLAD_Smil_shh, whole genome shotgun sequence genome contains the following:
- the LOC130987669 gene encoding zinc finger protein CONSTANS-LIKE 5-like yields the protein MGVTLDAGEGARERCFPAGWNAAAKPCDYCKSAAALLFCRAHSAFMCMVCDAKLHNAGGGARHGKVWICEVCEQAPAAVTCKADAAALCVTCDRDIHSANPLAQRHDRAAVVPFYDTAETEVMKSTAAIFDDAPDADSICDRKLGDYVGDSWISTNPIVPAKLPAAAADAPEMKSLEFLFSDSDQFLDFDGYRICSQPYGDGLVPVQATATPPLSAQLTHQHSPDNRFEIDFTRSNITSYTNSYTAASLSHTVSSSSMDVGVVPDGNAAASETSYPFTLSSISDPIANHGAPAAGSDREARVLRYKEKRKNRKFEKTIRYASRKAYAETRPRVKGRFAKRTDSELEIDGILTFVAGNLNAGTRYGVVPSL from the exons ATGGGGGTGACGCTAGATGCTGGTGAAGGCGCCAGGGAGAGGTGTTTTCCGGCGGGGTGGAATGCGGCGGCGAAGCCGTGCGACTACTGCAAGTCCGCGGCGGCGCTGCTCTTCTGCCGCGCGCACTCCGCTTTCATGTGCATGGTGTGCGACGCCAAGCTTCACAATGCCGGCGGCGGCGCGAGGCACGGGAAGGTGTGGATATGCGAGGTCTGTGAGCAGGCACCGGCCGCCGTCACCTGCAAGGCGGACGCCGCCGCGCTCTGCGTCACCTGCGACCGCGACATCCACTCGGCGAATCCCCTCGCGCAGCGCCACGACCGCGCCGCGGTGGTTCCGTTCTACGACACGGCGGAAACCGAAGTGATGAAGTCGACCGCCGCCATCTTCGACGACGCTCCGGACGCCGATTCGATCTGCGATCGGAAATTAGGCGACTACGTCGGCGATTCGTGGATTTCAACCAATCCGATCGTTCCAGCCAAGCtcccggcggcggcggcggatgcGCCGGAGATGAAATCTCTGGAATTCCTATTCTCCGATTCCGATCAGTTCCTAGATTTCGACGGTTACCGGATTTGCTCGCAACCTTACGGCGACGGTCTCGTCCCCGTACAAGCAACCGCCACGCCGCCTCTTTCAGCTCAATTAACTCACCAACACTCGCCGGACAACCGGTTTGAGATCGACTTCACGAGATCAAACATCACCTCCTACACCAACAGCTACACCGCCGCATCTCTCAGCCACACC GTTTCGTCATCTTCAATGGACGTCGGCGTCGTGCCCGACGGAAACGCCGCCGCGTCGGAAACATCGTATCCTTTCACCCTGAGCTCAATCTCCGATCCGATCGCGAACCACGGCGCGCCGGCGGCCGGATCGGACAGAGAAGCCAGGGTATTACGGTATAAGGAGAAGAGGAAGAATCGGAAATTCGAGAAGACGATCCGTTACGCTTCGCGGAAGGCCTACGCCGAAACGCGGCCGAGAGTGAAAGGCAGATTCGCGAAGAGAACCGATTCGGAGCTGGAAATCGACGGAATCCTCACTTTCGTCGCCGGCAATCTCAACGCCGGCACGCGTTACGGCGTCGTTCCGTCTCTCTGA